A window of Chloroflexota bacterium genomic DNA:
GAGCCGACTTCGCTCCGAATCCATTTCAAGATGATGTTCGTCGTCGGCACCATAATCACTTTGCCGGCATACGTGTTGAACGCGTACTTGCCCGGCATCAGCGCTTCGCTCCACACACCGCGCTTGCCCCGTTGCACCATTTCGCCGTGCCGATATTCTTTGCCGGACAAATCCTCGCCCTGTTCGCCGGTGTACGATACGACGACGCCGACCGTACCAACCTCGACAATCGTTTTCTTGATCATCTCGACAGTCGCGAACAAACGATTGACATAGTACGTACCTTCGACCATCACCTGCAACTGGCGTCCGCGAAAACCGTTTGCCGCCAAGAATTTATCCGCGTCCTGAAAATTGTTGTGATACGTGTCCGCATTGGTTGGCTTATCGCCCACAACCGGCGCGATGATTTCACCTTGCGGCAGGGAGACCCCATCGTGCACGGTAACGATGCCAACCATGTCGTCGGTGTCTTTGATGACGACCGGACGAAAACCGTCGCGTTCGGCGATGACCTCTGCCATTTTGCGAATGACATCGGCTTCATCGCGATTGAGCGGCAGAGAAAAGACGCGCTCGTCGGTGATGACGACGAATTGCATCAGGTTGATCGCGTACGTCCCTTCACGCAAAATTCTCCGTTGCGGACCGCGTTGCCCGCCGTTTGCGAGAAACGCTTCGACATCCTGGAAATCGCTGACGATCGCGTTCGATGCGAGAACCTGGGTCGGATCGAGTTGCTTGCCGTCGCGCGCAAAGATGTAACCGATCTTGCCTTGTGGAATCGTCACGAGCGGCGCGATGTGAACGTGGTACTGAATCGGCATCAGGTAATGCAAACCGCCGCGCAAGACGTGCGATTGAAAACCGGCTTCGCCATTCAGCGCGATAAACCCGGACTTGATCGAACCCTTGCCGCTGAAACGTTTTTCGACGATGCCGATGCGACTGTTCGAGATGAAACGAAACCCGGACAGCGCGATCAAAATCACGAGCACGAACACGATCACCAACACAAAACCGAGTAGTGAGAGGACGATGTTCATAGTTTCCTTTCATGTGATGCGGACGAGCCGTCCGCCCTACAAACCTAAAAGTACGTTGATAGAATTTTGTACAACTTGCGAATCGTCTCTGGGTCCGCGCGGCGCGAGAAACCGCCGGTGACTTCGGCGAGCGCGTTCAGCGCGTTGAAATCCGCGTCGTTGCCGTACGCAATGCTAAAGATAATGACCGGCACGCCACTTTGATTGCCGCGCCGAATTTTCTGCACGAGCGCGTTGGTGTTGGTGGACGACGCGTTTTCGATGCCGTCCGTCATCGCGACAATCGCGTTGATGCGCTCCTTGTCGCCGCGTTTTTGGAGATCATCGTACGCGAACGCGACCGCGTCGAGGAGCGCGGTGCGTCCGTCCGCTTTGAACGCGCCAACGCGATTTTTGAGCGCGACGCGTTGCGTCCCAATGTCTTGAAGCGCGACCGTGCCGTAAACGCTCGACGCGAATGGGACAAGTCCCACGCGATCGCGATCACCTTGAATCTGATCCAGAAAAGTGGAAAGAGCATCTTGCGCCTGCCCAAGTTTGTTTTGCTCGCCCATACTGCCCGACGTATCCACGACGAGCAAAATGTTCGCCGGTCGCTTGGCGAGCAACCAAGATGCTTGGACTGATTCGATGACCGCCGCGTTCGGCATTTGCAGCGTCGTTTGCGGTTGCGCGGGATCAACGCCATTCTGCGTTTTGATCGGTGACGCCGGATCGTCAAGTCGCAATCCCAGGTCTACCGGACGATAACCGGATTGCAAAACCAATTTTTGAATTTCCGGCGACAGCAAGAAATCGCGGAAACGGCGATAGGTCAAGCGTTGATCGTCGGTCAGCCCAGGTTGTTCGAGCAACGCGAGCGGATGGTCTTGCCACAAGGTTCCTTCGACCGGATAAATCGCGACGAGTTTGGTCGAAGATTTGGAATTGAAATAGATCACCAATCGCTCGGATACGACGAACGCATCGAGATAACTCCGTCCCTTGGACAAGACCTGGTCAATCGTCGCTTGCTCGCCCTCGCCGTAATAGCGCACCGTCTTTTCGAGTGCGTTCACGTAATCGAGCGTCGCGCGATTCTTGACATCTTCTTCGGTCAGCGCGCGCGTCTTGTTCGCGCCTGCATAAAATTCGGCGAGCGTCGCGAGCAAGCCACTTGCGGAACTGGTCGAGGGATGGCTCCACTTGAAGTTGGGATCGTTTTTCGCTTTCGCCAGCAAATCGAGCCAGCCGATTTGTTTTTGCGGATAACCGAGCGATTGCGCGACATCGTTCCACATCGCGATCACAACCGGCGTCACGGC
This region includes:
- a CDS encoding flotillin family protein gives rise to the protein MNIVLSLLGFVLVIVFVLVILIALSGFRFISNSRIGIVEKRFSGKGSIKSGFIALNGEAGFQSHVLRGGLHYLMPIQYHVHIAPLVTIPQGKIGYIFARDGKQLDPTQVLASNAIVSDFQDVEAFLANGGQRGPQRRILREGTYAINLMQFVVITDERVFSLPLNRDEADVIRKMAEVIAERDGFRPVVIKDTDDMVGIVTVHDGVSLPQGEIIAPVVGDKPTNADTYHNNFQDADKFLAANGFRGRQLQVMVEGTYYVNRLFATVEMIKKTIVEVGTVGVVVSYTGEQGEDLSGKEYRHGEMVQRGKRGVWSEALMPGKYAFNTYAGKVIMVPTTNIILKWIRSEVGSHRLDENLSEVSLITKDAFEPSLPLSVVIHIDYQKAPLVIQRFGDIKRLVEQTLDPMVSAYFKNIGQTRTLIQLIQERSVIQQIASQEMQEKFTHYNLQLEEVLIGTPAPPVGDQQIETILMQLRSRQVATEQVETYGRQETAAVKERELREAQARAEMQKHITESELSITVQSNQGKAEYQRAVQQAAQIRTLAEAESEKVARIGIAQALATEEQVRAYGGPQFQVTQTVLNRFAEAIQQSRVDVVPRVLIGGGDGKQGGTGNVMEGLMALLLSERMGVSATQDVQRSPEAEALREQIRQSLKSEKKDETK
- a CDS encoding VWA domain-containing protein, coding for AVTPVVIAMWNDVAQSLGYPQKQIGWLDLLAKAKNDPNFKWSHPSTSSASGLLATLAEFYAGANKTRALTEEDVKNRATLDYVNALEKTVRYYGEGEQATIDQVLSKGRSYLDAFVVSERLVIYFNSKSSTKLVAIYPVEGTLWQDHPLALLEQPGLTDDQRLTYRRFRDFLLSPEIQKLVLQSGYRPVDLGLRLDDPASPIKTQNGVDPAQPQTTLQMPNAAVIESVQASWLLAKRPANILLVVDTSGSMGEQNKLGQAQDALSTFLDQIQGDRDRVGLVPFASSVYGTVALQDIGTQRVALKNRVGAFKADGRTALLDAVAFAYDDLQKRGDKERINAIVAMTDGIENASSTNTNALVQKIRRGNQSGVPVIIFSIAYGNDADFNALNALAEVTGGFSRRADPETIRKLYKILSTYF